A single genomic interval of Bradyrhizobium japonicum USDA 6 harbors:
- a CDS encoding MFS transporter: MTTIAPDARLAGAQRTYPPRAAIISWIFFDWAAQPYFTLITTFVFAPYFATSIAPDPATGQSLWGFAMAAAGLAIALMSPVLGAIADASGRRKPWIAGFGALLVLAACSLWIGKPGDPAIIPPLLTAVALASVGAEFATVFNNAMMPTLVPPERIGRLSGTGWATGYIGGIVSLVIVLGFLAANPETGRTLLGFRPLFGLDPVSHQGDRIVGPLTGLWFIIFVTPLFLFTPDYPAKLPVREALREGLSDLRQSIKGLPQRKSLAAFLLANMIYTDGLVSLFAFGGIYAAGTFGWHTIQIGTFGIMLAIAGALGAWLGGKLDDRLGPKRVIAGSLLVLLLAVAAILLVDKDSVLFVKVAPPLPGAPLFSSAAERAYLVLGCLIGAAGGPLQAASRTLLIHLAPKDRIAQYFGLFALTGKVTSFIGPLLIGMITAVTASQKAGMAVLVVFFVAGLGLLMRVRD, translated from the coding sequence ATGACGACGATCGCCCCGGATGCGCGCTTGGCCGGCGCGCAGCGGACCTATCCGCCGCGCGCCGCCATCATCAGCTGGATTTTTTTCGACTGGGCCGCGCAGCCTTATTTCACACTGATCACGACCTTTGTTTTCGCACCCTATTTCGCCACCAGCATTGCGCCAGATCCCGCCACCGGCCAGTCCTTGTGGGGCTTTGCGATGGCGGCCGCGGGCCTCGCGATCGCGCTGATGTCGCCGGTGCTCGGCGCCATTGCCGATGCCTCGGGCCGCAGGAAGCCGTGGATCGCGGGATTCGGCGCGCTGCTGGTGCTGGCGGCCTGCTCGCTCTGGATCGGCAAGCCCGGCGATCCCGCCATCATTCCGCCGCTGCTCACCGCGGTCGCGCTCGCCAGCGTCGGCGCGGAATTCGCCACCGTCTTCAACAACGCGATGATGCCGACCCTGGTGCCGCCCGAGCGGATCGGCCGGCTCTCCGGCACCGGCTGGGCCACGGGTTACATCGGCGGCATCGTCAGCCTCGTCATCGTGCTCGGCTTCCTTGCCGCCAATCCCGAGACCGGCCGCACGCTGCTCGGCTTCAGGCCGCTGTTCGGGCTCGATCCGGTCAGCCATCAGGGCGATCGCATCGTGGGACCGCTGACCGGGCTGTGGTTCATCATCTTCGTGACGCCATTGTTCCTGTTCACGCCGGATTATCCGGCGAAGCTCCCGGTGCGCGAGGCGCTGCGCGAGGGATTGTCGGATCTCAGGCAATCGATCAAAGGTCTGCCGCAGCGGAAATCGCTCGCGGCATTCCTGCTCGCCAACATGATCTACACCGACGGCCTGGTGTCGCTGTTCGCGTTCGGTGGCATCTATGCCGCCGGCACCTTCGGCTGGCACACGATCCAGATCGGCACCTTCGGCATCATGCTCGCGATTGCCGGCGCCCTTGGCGCATGGCTTGGCGGCAAGCTCGACGATCGTCTCGGGCCGAAGCGCGTCATCGCCGGCAGCCTGCTTGTTCTGTTGCTGGCGGTGGCGGCGATTCTTCTGGTCGACAAGGACAGTGTCCTGTTCGTCAAGGTCGCGCCGCCTCTTCCGGGCGCGCCCTTGTTCTCGAGCGCGGCCGAGCGCGCTTATCTCGTTTTGGGTTGTCTCATCGGCGCTGCCGGCGGACCGCTTCAGGCCGCCTCGCGCACGCTGCTGATCCATCTCGCGCCGAAGGATCGTATCGCGCAGTATTTCGGCCTGTTCGCGCTGACGGGGAAGGTAACGTCCTTCATCGGCCCGCTGCTGATCGGCATGATCACCGCGGTGACGGCGAGCCAGAAGGCCGGCATGGCCGTGCTGGTGGTGTTTTTCGTCGCCGGGCTGGGGCTGTTGATGCGGGTGCGGGATTAG
- the purH gene encoding bifunctional phosphoribosylaminoimidazolecarboxamide formyltransferase/IMP cyclohydrolase: MTDHPRRVTRALLSVSDKTGLIEFAKALAAHDVELVSTGGTAKAIAAAGLKVKDVSELTGFPEMMDGRVKTLHPKVHGGLLAIRDNKEHADAMKAHGIAPIDLLVVNLYPFEATVDKGAGFEDCIENIDIGGPAMIRAAAKNHDDVAVVVEAEDYKAVLDELAANNGSTTLKLRRRLAAKAYARTGAYDAAISNWFNRQLEIDAPDFRAFGGRLIQSLRYGENPHQTAAFYATPDKRPGVSTARQLQGKELSYNNINDTDAAYECIGEFDAKRTAACVIVKHANPCGVAEGSDLVSAYRKALACDSTSAFGGIIAMNRALDADTAREITKIFTEVIIAPDASEEAIAIIGARKNLRLLLAGSLPDPRAPGLTAKTVAGGLLVQSRDNAVVDDMTFKVVTKRAPTDAEMRDLKFAFRVAKHVKSNTIIYAKDLATVGIGAGQMSRVDSARIAARKAQDAANELKLAEPLTKGSVVASDAFFPFADGMLACIEAGATAVVQPGGSMRDDEVIKAADEHGIAMVFTGTRHFRH, translated from the coding sequence ATGACTGACCATCCCCGCCGCGTCACCCGTGCTCTTCTCTCCGTCTCCGACAAGACCGGCCTGATCGAGTTCGCAAAGGCGCTTGCCGCGCACGATGTCGAGCTGGTCTCGACCGGCGGCACCGCCAAGGCGATCGCCGCAGCCGGCCTCAAGGTGAAGGACGTTTCCGAACTCACCGGCTTCCCCGAGATGATGGACGGCCGCGTCAAGACGCTGCATCCGAAGGTGCATGGCGGCCTGCTCGCGATCCGCGACAACAAGGAACATGCGGACGCCATGAAGGCGCACGGCATCGCGCCGATCGATCTCCTGGTCGTCAACCTGTATCCGTTCGAGGCCACCGTCGACAAAGGCGCGGGCTTCGAGGATTGCATCGAGAACATCGACATCGGCGGCCCCGCGATGATCCGCGCCGCGGCGAAGAACCATGACGACGTCGCCGTCGTGGTCGAGGCCGAGGACTACAAGGCCGTGCTCGACGAGCTCGCCGCCAACAACGGATCGACGACGTTGAAGCTGCGCCGGCGGCTTGCCGCAAAGGCCTATGCGCGCACCGGCGCTTATGACGCCGCGATCTCGAACTGGTTCAACCGCCAGCTCGAAATCGACGCACCCGACTTCCGCGCCTTCGGCGGCAGACTGATCCAGTCGCTGCGCTATGGCGAGAACCCGCACCAGACCGCGGCGTTCTATGCGACGCCCGACAAGCGGCCGGGCGTCTCGACCGCGCGCCAGCTCCAGGGCAAGGAGCTCTCCTACAACAACATCAACGACACCGATGCGGCCTATGAGTGCATCGGCGAGTTCGACGCCAAGCGCACCGCGGCCTGCGTCATCGTCAAGCACGCCAATCCGTGCGGCGTCGCCGAAGGCTCCGATCTCGTCAGCGCCTATCGCAAGGCGCTCGCCTGCGATTCCACCTCGGCTTTCGGCGGCATCATCGCGATGAATCGCGCGCTCGACGCCGACACCGCGCGCGAGATCACAAAGATCTTCACCGAGGTGATCATCGCGCCCGATGCCAGCGAGGAGGCGATCGCGATCATCGGCGCGCGCAAGAACCTCCGCCTGCTGCTCGCCGGCAGCCTGCCCGATCCGCGCGCGCCTGGCCTCACCGCCAAGACGGTGGCCGGCGGTCTTCTCGTGCAAAGCCGCGACAACGCGGTGGTCGACGACATGACCTTCAAGGTCGTGACCAAGCGTGCGCCCACCGACGCCGAGATGCGCGATCTGAAATTCGCGTTCCGCGTGGCAAAACACGTCAAGTCCAACACCATCATCTACGCCAAGGATCTCGCCACCGTCGGTATCGGCGCGGGCCAGATGAGCCGGGTGGATTCAGCGCGGATCGCGGCGCGCAAGGCGCAGGACGCAGCCAATGAGCTCAAGCTCGCCGAGCCGCTCACCAAGGGCTCGGTGGTGGCGTCGGATGCGTTCTTCCCGTTCGCCGACGGCATGCTCGCCTGCATCGAGGCCGGCGCCACCGCCGTGGTGCAGCCCGGCGGCTCCATGCGCGACGACGAGGTGATTAAGGCCGCCGATGAGCACGGCATCGCCATGGTGTTCACGGGCACGCGGCACTTCAGGCACTGA
- a CDS encoding heparinase II/III family protein — protein sequence MNRFARNMLARASGGSVALSRVWPGRTDRLIIAPHDLRTADATRAAEIYAGRFVFAGKIVNCHGRSIFDLEPPSEDWEVALLGFGWLRHLRAADTALTRANARALVEDWIANPANKRRAVARRADVLARRVISLLSQAPLVLNDTDNKFYRRYLRALAREIRLLRYTMVNIPDGVPKLQVLIALCYAALCLANQARQIRSASKKLSDELQRQILPDGGHISRNPGALIELLIDLLPLRQTFAARNIAPPPALLNAIDRMMPMLRFFRHGDGNFALFNGMSATPSDLLATLLAYDDTHGAPMANMPHTGFQRLDAGQTTLIIDTGPPPPAGVSHDAHAGCLSFELSSGISRIVTNCGMPTTGRDNWRPFARGTAAHSTLTYHETSSCQFVEMSAMKRLLHGSPVTSGPVEVESYREIVQNGTLLTTSHDGYLAKFGAIHRRVLMVANDGARIDGEDTLSPPQGGRFKGADADFALRFHLHPAVKASRLSDARGVMLVLPNRDVWTFEALDDKVDLEDSVFLAGNDGPRRTAQIVIRQDARQAPSIRWSFVRSTASPAVTNARRNARREPELPL from the coding sequence ACCCGCGCCGCTGAGATCTATGCCGGCCGCTTCGTCTTCGCCGGCAAGATCGTCAATTGCCACGGCCGCTCGATCTTCGATCTCGAACCGCCGTCGGAAGACTGGGAGGTCGCGCTGCTCGGCTTCGGCTGGCTGCGCCATCTGCGCGCCGCCGACACCGCGCTGACGCGCGCCAATGCGCGCGCGCTGGTCGAGGACTGGATCGCCAACCCCGCCAACAAGCGCCGCGCCGTCGCGCGGCGTGCCGACGTGCTGGCGCGGCGTGTGATCTCGCTGCTGTCGCAGGCGCCGCTGGTGCTCAACGACACCGACAACAAATTCTACCGCCGCTATCTGCGGGCGCTGGCGCGGGAGATCCGTCTCCTGCGCTACACCATGGTCAACATTCCCGACGGGGTGCCGAAGCTCCAGGTGCTGATCGCGCTGTGCTACGCGGCGCTGTGCCTTGCCAACCAGGCGCGACAGATCCGCAGCGCGTCGAAAAAGCTCTCGGACGAGTTGCAGCGGCAGATCCTGCCCGACGGCGGCCACATCTCGCGCAATCCGGGCGCGCTGATCGAGCTCCTGATCGACCTGTTGCCGCTGCGGCAGACCTTTGCCGCGCGCAACATCGCGCCGCCGCCGGCGCTGCTCAACGCGATCGACCGCATGATGCCGATGCTGCGCTTCTTCCGGCACGGCGACGGCAATTTCGCGCTCTTCAACGGCATGAGCGCGACGCCCTCGGATCTGCTCGCCACGCTGCTCGCCTATGACGACACCCACGGCGCGCCGATGGCGAACATGCCGCATACCGGCTTCCAGCGCCTCGACGCCGGCCAGACCACGCTGATCATCGACACCGGCCCGCCGCCGCCGGCCGGCGTCAGCCACGACGCCCATGCCGGCTGCCTGTCGTTCGAATTGTCTTCCGGCATCAGCCGCATCGTCACCAATTGCGGCATGCCGACCACGGGCCGCGACAATTGGCGGCCGTTCGCACGCGGCACCGCGGCGCATTCGACGCTGACCTATCACGAGACGTCCTCATGCCAGTTCGTCGAGATGTCGGCGATGAAGCGCCTCCTGCACGGCTCGCCCGTCACCAGCGGCCCCGTCGAGGTCGAGAGCTATCGCGAGATCGTTCAGAACGGCACGCTGCTCACGACCTCGCATGACGGCTATCTCGCGAAATTCGGCGCGATCCATCGCCGCGTGCTGATGGTCGCCAATGACGGCGCACGCATCGACGGCGAGGACACGCTGTCGCCGCCGCAGGGCGGACGCTTCAAGGGCGCCGACGCGGATTTCGCACTACGCTTCCATCTGCATCCGGCGGTGAAAGCAAGCCGGCTGTCGGATGCCCGCGGTGTCATGCTGGTGCTGCCCAACCGCGACGTCTGGACCTTCGAGGCGCTCGACGACAAGGTCGATCTCGAGGACAGCGTGTTCCTGGCCGGCAATGACGGCCCGCGCCGAACCGCGCAGATCGTGATCCGGCAGGATGCGCGGCAGGCGCCGTCGATCCGCTGGAGCTTCGTCCGCTCCACCGCTTCGCCGGCGGTCACCAATGCCCGCCGCAACGCCCGGCGCGAGCCGGAACTTCCGCTGTAA